From one Culex quinquefasciatus strain JHB chromosome 3, VPISU_Cqui_1.0_pri_paternal, whole genome shotgun sequence genomic stretch:
- the LOC6042557 gene encoding calmodulin-like protein 1, translating to MTRQTNDPNSAEQQQQSEPESNQSSTHQSSSHSYQQPSSTQHRLAGSPSSSANASPVIGRNMPRHQHQDTAPSDDGTSSSLDGSVFAADGTPTASGALARTRRSQTSESITSSNFNYSLNRRFISKNQMKEFREAFRLFDKDNDGSITKEELGTVMRSLGQFARVEELQEMLLEIDVDGDGNVSFEEFVDIMSNMTDTVAEASADQEERELRDAFRVFDKHNRGYITASDLRAVLQCLGEDLDEEEIEDMIKEVDVDGDGRIDFYEFVHALGEPEDSQENDDEEDPLSPPSLSCDVNA from the exons ACTCGACAAACCAACGACCCAAACAGCGCCGAGCAGCAACAACAGAGCGAACCCGAATCGAACCAAAGCAGCACGCACCAGAGCAGCAGCCACAGCTACCAGCAGCCGTCGTCAACGCAGCACCGGTTGGCCGGATCTCCGTCGAGCAGTGCCAACGCGAGTCCCGTGATCGGCCGGAACATGCCCCGCCACCAGCACCAGGACACCGCACCCAGTGACGATGGGACCTCGAGCAGTCTGGACGGGAGTGTCTTTGCCGCCGACGGAACTCCGACCGCTTCGGGGGCGTTGGCCAGGACGCGCCGCTCGCAGACCTCGGAATCGATCACCTCCAGCAACTTTAACTACAGTTTGAACCGGAGGTTCATCTCCAAAAACCAGATGAAGGAGTTCCGGGAGGCGTTCCGGCTGTTTGACAAGGACAACGACGGGTCGATCACGAAGGAGGAGCTGGGCACGGTGATGCGATCACTGGGGCAGTTTGCCCGTGTCGAGGAACTGCAGGAGATGCTGCTGGAGATTGACGTCGATG GTGATGGCAACGTCAGCTTCGAGGAGTTTGTCGACATCATGTCCAACATGACCGACACGGTGGCGGAGGCATCCGCCGACCAGGAGGAGCGCGAACTCCGGGATGCGTTCCGCGTGTTTGACAAGCACAACCGGGGCTACATCACGGCGTCGGATCTGCGGGCGGTTCTGCAGTGTCTGGGAGAAGATTTGGACGAGGAAGAAA TCGAAGACATGATCAAGGAGGTGGACGTCGACGGCGATGGACGGATCGACTTTTACGAGTTTGTGCACGCCCTCGGAGAGCCGGAAGATTCACAGGAGAACGACGACGAGGAGGACCCCCTGTCACCTCCGTCACTGTCGTGTGACGTAAACGCCTAA